Proteins co-encoded in one Arachis stenosperma cultivar V10309 chromosome 7, arast.V10309.gnm1.PFL2, whole genome shotgun sequence genomic window:
- the LOC130941927 gene encoding chlorophyllide a oxygenase, chloroplastic, protein MNAIATASALTLPIFCRTAKLDSKKGLKGKFSVLAVFGEVEKKNAWSAIFDVEDPRSKVPHYKGKFLDVYQALEVARYDLQYCDWRARQDVLTIMLLHEKVVEVLNPLAREYKSIGTMKKELAELQDELAEAHRQVHVSEARVSTALEKLAFMEELVNDRLLQSRSTTEVSEASSSPSTSAKSFNEEKKRLPRKSLNVSGPVQSFHPNLKNFWYPVAFTTDLKHDTMIPIECFEEPWVIFRGKDGKPGCVQNTCAHRSCPLHLGSVNEGRIQCPYHGWEYTTTGKCEKMPSTRLLNVKIKSVPCFEKEGMIWIWPGNDPPSATLPSLLPPPGFQVHAEIVMELPIEHGLLLDNLLDLAHAPFTHTSTFAKGWSVPSLVKFLTPGSGLQGYWDPYPIDMEFRPPCMVLSTIGISKPGKLKGQNTSQCATHLHQLHVCLPSSKQKTRLLYRMSLDFAPFLKHVPFMQYLWKHFAEQVLNEDLRLVLGQQERMNSGANVWNWPVSYDKLGVRYRIWRDAVERGAKQLPFSR, encoded by the exons ATGAACGCCATAGCAACTGCTTCAGCTCTCACTCTGCCAATCTTCTGTAGAACAGCCAAACTTGACAGCAAAAAg GGTTTGAAAGGTAAATTCAGCGTGCTTGCTGTATTCGGAGAAGTAGAAAAGAAGAATGCATGGAGTGCAATCTTTGACGTGGAGGATCCGAGATCAAAAGTCCCACATTATAAAGGAAAGTTTTTGGATGTATATCAAGCCTTAGAAGTGGCAAGATATGATCTTCAGTACTGTGATTGGCGAGCTCGGCAAGATGTGCTTACCATCATGCTCCTCCATGAAAAG GTAGTGGAAGTTCTTAATCCTCTAGCACGCGAATACAAATCAATTGGCACAATGAAAAAGGAGCTAGCAGAGTTGCAAGATGAATTAGCAGAAGCACACAGACAG GTCCATGTATCTGAAGCAAGGGTTTCAACTGCTTTAGAAAAACTAGCTTTCATGGAAGAATTAGTAAACGATAGGCTGCTTCAAAGTAGAAGCACAACAGAAGTTTCCGAGGCATCTTCTTCGCCGAGTACATCTGCGAAATCTTTcaatgaagaaaagaaaaggttgCCCCGAAAAAGCTTGAATGTATCAGGTCCGGTTCAGTCATTCCATCCCAACTTGAAGAATTTCTGGTATCCTGTTGCTTTCACTACTGACCTAAAACATGATACGATG ATCCCTATAGAATGTTTTGAGGAACCATGGGTTATCTTCAGAGGGAAAGATGGGAAACCTGGATGCGTTCAGAATACCTGCGCACACAGATCATGTCCTCTACACCTTGGTTCTGTAAATGAGGGTCGTATCCAATGTCCCTATCATG GTTGGGAGTACACCACCACTGGAAAATGTGAGAAAATGCCATCCACTCGACTGCTTAATGTGAAGATAAAGTCAGTTCCATGTTTCGAAAAAGAGGGTATGATCTGGATTTGGCCTGGCAATGACCCCCCATCAGCCACACTTCCATCTTTATTACCTCCTCCTGGGTTCCAAGTTCATGCCGAG ATTGTCATGGAACTTCCAATTGAACATGGGTTACTTTTGGACAACCTTTTGGATCTCGCACATGCCCCGTTCACACACACTTCAACCTTTGCTAAGGGATGGAGTGTCCCAAG CTTGGTGAAATTTTTGACACCTGGATCTGGTCTGCAAGGGTACTGGGATCCCTATCCAATTGATATGGAATTTCGGCCACCTTGCATGGTTCTATCGACGATTGGAATTTCAAAGCCTGGGAAACTCAAGGGACAAAACACTAGTCAATGCGCCACACATCTGCACCAACTTCATGTTTGCTTACCATcatcaaaacaaaaaacaagACTACTGTACAGAATGTCGCTGGATTTTGCTCCTTTTCTAAAGCATGTTCCTTTTATGCAATATCTATGGAAGCATTTTGCAGAACAG GTTTTAAATGAGGATCTACGGTTAGTGCTGGGTCAGCAAGAGCGGATGAACAGTGGTGCAAATGTATGGAATTGGCCGGTATCGTATGACAAGCTTGGGGTAAGGTACAGGATATGGCGAGATGCCGTGGAGCGAGGAGCGAAACAGCTACCCTTTAGTAGATAG